The Bryobacteraceae bacterium genomic sequence AGGGAGTCCACATCCTCCGAAGTCCGGACCGGGTTGTCGATAACCGGGCCTTCGCCGGCGACAAACTCCAGTTTCAAGCCCATCGGCTCCACCGGAAGCAAGAGGTCGGCAAAGATGATCGCCGCGTCCACGTCGAGCGCCTCCACGGGCTGGAGCGTCACGGCCGCGGCCAGATCCGGCCGTTTGCAGATCTCGAGGATGTGGTGATGTTTCCGGATTTCCCTATACTGGGGCATGTAGCGACCGGCCTGACGCATGAACCACACCGGACGAAAGTCGGTGGGCCTACGCCGGCAGGCGTCGAGGAAACGGCTGTTCATTGGAGCCACGCGCATGCGATTCTTGTTCGATCCTCACAGAAAAATACCTGGAACGGCTTGCCATGAGCGTCGTACGGCTTGCGCCGCTCGGCCCACTGCCGACCCAGGATAAACATGGGTTTTGTCCAGGCTTCGGTGTCGATGGTGCGGTCAGCCACCACCGATACCGAAAGCATGCCTGGAGCGGGGTAGCCCGAACGCGGATCGAAGATGTGGGAATACATCTTTCCGCCGGACATAAAAAACTTTTCGCTCGTACCGGAAGTCGACATGGCCCGGTTCCGCAGTTTCACTTCGGCGACTGTCTCCGACGGGTTTTTCGGATGACGGATCTTCACCGGCCACCCCTCCTCATCCGGGGGGGCGCCGATTCCGTAAATACTACTGCCGCCGGCCGATACGAGCGCTGACTTGACGCCGCGTTCCCGGAGCAGATCCACCACCCGATCCACGGCGTAGCCCTTGCCGATTCCGCCAGGGTCGATTTCGACTCCTTCCCGGCTGAATCCCACGCTCGAATTGTCGCGGTCGAGAATCACGTTCTGGTAACCAACGCGGAGCAAAGCGCTCCGGATCTCGGCCCGGTGCGGCAGCCGCCCGGATCCTTTGTAGAATCCCCAGGTTCGGACGAGCGGCCCAACAGTAATGTCGAAGGCCCCCTCGGTAGCCCGGCTGTATGCCAGACAGGCCTCAAGCAGACCGAACAACTCCGGACTCACCCGGACCGGCTTCGCCGCCGCCTCCCGGTTCACATGGCTCCATTCACTTCGAGGCTTGTAGTTCGACAGCAGGTCATCCAAGCGCCGAACCTCTTCGAAGGCGATGTCAGCGGCCTCCCGGAGCCTAATCCCGTCGTCACCGTAGGCCACCACCGAGAAGGTTGTGCCCATGGCATCGATCGTCGATTCGATCCGGAGCGGCGTCTCCGCGCCTGCCAAAGGCAGCGAGGCCAACCACAAAATTAGCACAGCCAGCCTCATGAAGTCTTCATTCTAAAGGATTTTTTTGGCCTATTCGGCCCGCGCCGCGTCTTCCGGACGCGGCCGCCCCCTTCGAACGCGACGCAACATCAAGTTCGCCTTACCGCGCAATTCCGGCGTGACGTCCAACTCGAAGCGGAGGTCTGGAATGTGGTAGACGTCAACGCGCTCGGTGAGCAGGTGGCGGATGTAACCCTTCGCTTTTTCAATCGCTTTCAGACATTCATCCTGCTCGGCGGCGGACCCGGCCATGGCGAGCCTCACATGCGCTTTGCGGCCGTCGGCGGAGAGGATCAAATCGCTTACCTGCGAATCGACCATCCTCGGGTCGCCCAGCTCGTAGTTGAGAATTTCATCAAGTTCGGCGCGCAGCGCTTCCGTGAGCCGCTCGCTACGCCTAGGGTCCATAAGCCCACGGTACCATAGCGGGGCCGTGGATTACTCTATCCACTCGATAGTGGTGCTTACTAGCATCTCGCCGACATCGCGTGTGACGTCGCGCTCGACGGCCTGGAGGACCTGTTCGGCGAGCTGGCGCGAGGGGGAGACGGTGACGGCCGAGAGGAGGGCGGACTGCCAGAGATCCTGATAGTCGATTTCGGCGACGGCGATGTTGTGCTTGTGGCGGAGACGGTCCTTGAGCCCGCGGACGACGTGGCGTTTGTCTTTGAGGGATTGGGCGTGTTCGAGGCGGAGTTCGAAGGTGAGAACGCCGATGGCGGGCATTCACTTGGTCTCCCGGCTGCGGCTGAAGACCATGCCGGACCAGGTGGCGTCGAAAGAGAGAGTCTTGTAGGTGCTCCAGCCCAGCGGCCGGGCGATGGCGGTTAGGCGCGCCGGGGTTACGTCGCTCGAGATGCCGGAGGAGCGTTTCGGCCAGAAGATCCAGAGCTTGGCGTCTCCGATTCGGGCGAGGATCCAATCGGCCTCCGCCTCCACTTCAGCAAGCGTCCGTGTGAACCAGAAGAGGATGTTACAACGGCCGCCCTCCCATTCGGCGAGATGCGCGCCCGGCGGCAGATCGCCCAGCGTTTCGCCGATGCCGGGCGGTGGGCCGAGCAGGCCGACGCGGGTCCCCTCGGCGATCCCGAGCTTCGCGATGAGAGGGCGCGCGGCGTAGGCGGCCATGACGGGCGGAGCTGCGGGCCTGGCGAGAGGCGGTGAGGCGACGGCCCGGCGAATGGCATCCGGGAGCCCTGGCCAATCCGTGAAGGTGGCGTCTGGCAGCAGCTTGCGGACGGGGTCGACTTTCTCCGGCGCTCCGCCGACGAAGAGGATCGGAACGGTTCGGAGAGCTTTTCGCTGGCGGATGGACATGCCCAGATACCGGCCGTTGGAGGGCATGCGGTCCAGGCTGATGACGTACGCCGCGGGCGGGTTGGCGCGCAGGGCGCGGATGTCGTCGGGGGTTTGCGGCGAGGAGGCAAGGACCTCGAAGCCGCCGGCGCGGAGACAGGCCGCGTGCTCTTCGGCCTCTTCGGCGTTCCAGTGGACAAGGGTGATGGCCGGACCGCCGGGCTTGCGATTCCCGCGGCCCGGCGTCCGCTTAGAGTTCGGCGGCGATCTTCTCGCTGGTGAAGGCCTCGAGGACATCGCCCGGCTTGATGTCGTTGTAGTTGGCGACGTTGATGCCGCACTCGACGCCCGAGCGCACTTCGTTGACTTCGTCCTTGAAGCGCCGCAGGCCCTCAATGCGGCCCGTATGCACCACGACGTTGTCGCGAAGCACGCGGACCTGATTGTTCTTCTGCACCGTGCCTTCGACGACCAGGCATCCGGCGACAGTGCCGATCTTGGTGATGCGGAACGTGTCCTTCACCTCGGCGCGGCCCTTGAAGGTTTCCTTGATCACCGGCTCGAGCAGGCCGGCCATCGCTTTCTTGATCTCCTGCGAAAGGTCGTAGATGATCGTGTGGAGCCGGATTTCGACGTTTTCCTGCTCGGCCACCTGGGCGGCGGTCCGCTCGGGGCGAACGTTGAATCCAATAATGATGGCGTCGGAGGCAGACGCGAGCAGCACGTCGGTTTCGGTGATCGCGCCGACGCCGGTGTGCAGCACCTTGATTCGGACCTTCTCGGTCGACAGTTTCTGGAGCGCCTCGCTCAGCACTTCGGCCGAGCCGCCCACGTCGGCCTTGATGATGAGGCTCAGTTGCTTGGTCTCGCCCTCGCGGAGCTGCTCATGCAGCGTTTCGAGGGTGAGGCGGTTGGTCTTGGCGAGCGCCACTTCGCGCGCCTTGTGTTCGCGGAACTCGACGATCTGCTTGGCTTTGGCCGTGTCGGTGACCACCTGCAGCGTGTCGCCGACATCGGGCAGCGCCTCGAGACCGAGCACCTCGACCGGGGTGGCCGGTTCCGCTTCCTGCACGTTGGCGCCGTGATCATTCACGAGCGCGCGCACGCGGCTGAATACGGTTCCGCAGATGAAGTAGTCGCCCACGCGCAGCTTGCCGTTCCGCACCAGCACGGTGGCCACCGGCCCGCGTCCACGGTCGAGCTTGGCTTCAAGAACCGTGCAGATGCCAGGGCGATTGGGATTGGCCCGGAGCTTCTGCATTTCCGAGACGATCCCGATGTACTCGAGCAGAAGCTCGATGTTCTGGTTCGCCTTGGCCGACACCGGGATCATCGGGACGTCGCCGCCCCAGTCCTCGGCGAGAAGGCCGCGATCGTTCAACTGTTGCTTGATGCGGTCGATCTGGGCGTCCGGCTTGTCGATTTTGTTGATGGCGACGATGATGGGGACGCTGGCCGCCTTCGCGTGGTCAATGGCCTCGAGAGTTTGCGGCATGACGCCATCGTCCGCAGCGACGACAAGAATAACGATGTCGGTGACCTTGGCTCCGCGGGCGCGCATGCGGGTGAATGCTTCGTGGCCGGGCGTGTCGATGAAGACGATCTTCCGTCCGTTGTGGTGAATCTGGTAGGCGCCGATGTGCTGGGTGATGCCGCCAGCCTCGTGTTCGGCCACGTCGGCGGAGCGGATCACGTCGAGCAGCGAGGTTTTGCCATGGTCGACATGGCCCATCACGGTAACGACCGGGGCGCGCTCGGCGATGTCGGCGGAATCCTCAGCCATCTCCACTTCCCAGGTGGACTCTTCCTCGAAGCTCATCTGCGACGAGGTTGCGCCAAAGGTTTTGACGAGTTCCTCGGCCAGCTTCATGTCGAGCGTCTGGTTAATCGTGGCGAAGATTTTCTTGTCGACGAGTTTCTTAATCACCAGGCTCGCCTTGATGCCGAGCTTTTCGGCCAGTTCCTTGACCGTGATGCCTTCGCCGATTGTGATTTCCTTGTTGACGGCGTAGACCGGCTCTTCGCGCTGCCGGCCCATCGGGCGAAGCTTGCCCTCGTGCTCGGCCTCGCGATCCCTCGCTTTATGCGCGGATGGTTTCTGCGCGTGCCGGCGGCCGTCCGCCGGAACCGGACTCGGTTCAGGCTGCAGCGGCGACGTCGGATGCATGCCGCGGCCTCGCGGCCGAGCCGCGGGACCACCGCCCGGAACGGGCGCGCCCGGCATGCCCGGACCGCGCATCGCCGGCATTCCCGGCCGGACGGGACCGCGATAAATCGGCTGGCCTGGAACCGGAGAAGTGGGGCGGGCGGGCGCCCCGGGACGAGGAGACGGCTGGCCCGGCCCCATCCTTCCCTGAAGGCGGGCCACGACCTCGGGACGCGGCGGCACAACGGGTCGCGGCGGAGGCTGGCCCAAAACCGTTCTGGTAGGCGGAGTTCCCGGAGTAGTCACGGCCGACGGAGGCGCCTGCCGCGGAATTGGCTGACGCGGCACGGGCATTCCCGGTGGCGCCGAGCGCGGGAGATCCGGCGGCAGCGGCTGGCGGGGGCCAGACAATATCTGCCCGGGTCTGGGCGCGGGCCCTGGAGGAGGCGCCAGCGGGGCGCCCGGACCGGGGCGAGACGACGGAGGTTCGGGCGGAGTCGGCACGGGTCCGCGCGACTGAACCGCGGGAGGCGGCTGGGGCGGCTGAGGCGCTCCAGGACTTGGCGGCGGAGGCGCAACGGGTGGGCGCATCGGCCGGCTGCCGGCAAGTGGCGGATGAATCGGGGCCGGGGGAGCCGAGGGCGCCGGCGGAGGAGGGATGGACGGCGGCACCGGGATCGAGGGCGCTACCGGCATTGATGGCGGCACCGGGATCGAGGGCACGTGCCGTCCTCCGGCCAAGGGAGGCCGAAGAGGCGCCACGCGGTGCGTTCGTGATTCTTCTTGCGGCGCCGATGCCGCCGATGGCGCTGGCGCAGCCTCAGCGGCAGGAGCCGGCGGGGCTGGCGGAGGTGCGGGCGGCGTAGCCGGGGCTTCTCGAATTTCTTCTTTTTCTTCCTCGAAGGTCAGGGACAACTGATGATCCTTGGAGCCGGGAACCGGCTCTGGCGCCGCCTGGGCGCGGCTCTCGACGCTCATTTCGGGTTCGCCCTGGTCGTCCGTGTCTTCGTGGCCGGCCGCCTCATGCCCACCCTCGCCGAGCACCTCTCGAATGCGCACGGCCGTATCGTCTTCGACCGAACTGGAGTGCGTCTTGCGCTCATGTACGCCGAGTTCGGGCAGAAGGTCCAGAATCACGCTGGGCTTGACTTCAAGCTCGCGCGCCAGCTCATTGATTCGAATCTTACTCATACCGGGTGAGATTACTGGATCTCTTCTACTCCTGTTTCTGGACTCTTTATGGTATCAGATTCTACCGATTCCGATTCCGAAGAGTCAGCATTCTCAGCTACTTCCGCCGTAGCGTCCGTTTCGCTGGGGGGTTCAGGGTCCGGATCGGCCGGCGAATCGGCGGGCGGTTCGCCCGCCGGCTCAGCCAACTCCTGCCCGATAGCCTCGACGGCTTCTTCCGTTGGCGCCGGCGCCAGATCGTCTTCCGGCGCGGCCACCAAGGCGGGTTCGAACTGGCTGTAGTAATCTACCACCGCGGCGTGGATCACGTTGACCATGCCAGGGTCGATTCCCGGGACCTGCCCGAGTTCCTCCGGCGTCATCGACCCGAGTTTTTCGACCGTGGTGATGCCGGCTTCCACCATTCTGGAGGCAGCCTCTTCCGGCACTCCGAAGTCGATCAGCACCGACACCGGAGCGCCGGGCGCCTGCAGAGCAAGCATTGCCGACTCGACCTCGATGCGCTTCTCTTCCTCACTCTTGATGTCAATCCGCCAGCCGAGCAGCTTCGCCGCCAGGCGGACATTCTGGCCCTTCTTGCCGATCGCCAGAGATAATTGCGAATCGTCGACAATCACCTCCATGTGCTTTTCCGCGCCGTCGAGGATCGCCACCCGGGTGATCTTGGCGGGGCTCAGCGCATGCGTCGCGAAAACCACCGGATCTTCGGAGAACTCGATGATGTCGATCTTCTCACCGCGCAGCTCACGGATGATCGATTGAACGCGCATGCCCTTCATGCCGACGCAAGCGCCGACGCAATCGACGTCGCGATCCCGGCTCCACACGGCGATCTTGGTGCGCTCGCCGGCTTCGCGGGCGCAGCCTTTAATCACGACCGTGTTGTCGTAGATCTCGGGCACTTCCTGCTCGAAGAGGCGCATCACCAGCTCGGGAGCGGCGCGCGACACGATCACTCCGGCGTTCTTGCCGGTCTTCTCGACGGACTTGATGACGACGCGAATCCGTTCTCCAACGGAGAACGATTCCAACCGCGACTGTTCCTTTTTCGGAACCCGGGCTTCGGTCTTGCCGAGGTCCACCACGAGGTCGCCGGCCTCGATTCGCTTCACCGAGCAGTTCACCAATTCGCCGACGCGTCCGTAGTATTCGGCGTAGATGGTCTCGCGCTCAGCCTCGCGGATCTTCTGGAGGATCACCTGCTTCGCCGTCTGGGCCGAGATACGGCCCAGCGCGTCGGCCTTTCTCGGGATCTTCACTTCGTGGCCGATCTCGGCCGCCTTGCTGAGCTTGCGAGCCTGCTCGAGGTTGAGTTCGTTGATCGGGTCTTCGATGTTCTCGACCACCCGTTTCACCAAGTAGAGCTGCAGGTTACCTTTGTCGTCGAACTCCACCGACATGTCCTCTGTGGTCCGGAAGTGCCGCCGCGCCGCCACCACCATGGCGTCCTTGACCGCGTCGAAAACGATCTGCGGGTCGATACCTTTTTCCTTGCTCAGGATCTCGATGGACTGATAGATCGATGCCAAGTTGACCTGCCTCTGCCTTTCCGATGGATTTCAACTACCAGACGAACTTCAAGTTGGCGCGCTCGACGTTGTCGAGCCGGATCTCGACGGCCTCGCCCTTGGGCGGTTCCAGGGTCAGCACGCCATCGCGGTAGGCGGCGAGCTTGCCCTCGAGATACTTACTCCGCTGAGACGCCTCCGGAAGCGGCTCCCTGAGGACCAGCTTCACGGCTTGCCCGGTGAACCGTTCGAAATCGCGGGGCTTCGACAACCGCCGCTCAACCCCGGGCGAACTCACTTCCAACGTGTAGGCTCCACCCTGCACCAGATCTTCGGCGTCGAGCGCTTCGTCGACTGTCCGCGAGATGTGCTCGCAGTCGGCGTGCGTGACTCCGTCCGGTTTGTCGATGAAGATGCGGAGCACCCGGCTCTTGCCGCCGCCAAGCCATTGCACGTCGACGGCTTCGATGCCGTCGCGGCGGCCCGCGAGTTCGACGATGCTCGTTACCTTTTCGATCAATTCGGTCTTACCTGCTGCCATGGTCGCGCACCAACAAAAAAGTGGGCTTTCGCCCACTGGCTGTGCTGGACACTAGAATCATTATACATGACACCTTCCAAATCCCTTCTCGTTGCGCTCGCGGTGTGCGGGTTCTGTTTACAAGGGCAAACCGCACGTCCTCCGGTAACCGCGGCCACGGTGGAATCGTGGATGAAAGAGTTGTCGAACTGGGGCCGATGGGGGGCTTCGGACGAGCTTGGCGCCATCAACTTGATCACCCCGGAGAAGCGCCGCGCGGCCGCCCGCCTGGTCCGCGACGGCGTGACGGTCTCGATGGCGCACAATGTCGTCAAGGAGAAGATGGCCGACAATCCGTCGCCGTTCGCACATGAAATGACGGCCACCGGCGCGGGTAGCGGACAGTTCGCAGTGGACCGCTACGGCGTCTCCTACCACGGATTCGCCCACAGCCACATGGATGCGCTGTGCCATATGTTCTGGAACGGCAAGCTCTACAACGGCTATGAGCGCGCGACGGTCAGCGAACAGGGCGCCGGCCGGCTCGGGATTCAGAACCTCAAGAACGGGATCTTCACGCGGGCGGTGCTGATGGATATCCCGCGGCTCAAGGGAGTGGAGTGGCTCGAACCTGGCACGGCGATCTATCCGGAGGATCTCGATGCGTGGGAGAAGAAGTCCGGAGCCAAGGTGACGGCGGGCGACATCGTACTGATCCACACGGGGCGTTGGGCGTTGCGCAAGGCCAAAGGGCCGTGGGCGATTTCCAACAACGCCGCCGGCCTCCATGCCTCCTGCGCACGGTGGCTGAAGGCGCGCGACGCGGCGATTCTCGGCTCAGACGGCGCGAGCGACGTGATGCCCTCGCAGGTGGAGGGGGTTCGGCAGCCGATTCACCAACTCGTGCTGATCGCGATGGGGATGCCGATTTTCGACAACCTCGACCTGGACGACGTGGCGAGGGAAGCGGCGGCGCGGAAGCGGTGGGCGTTTCTGGTGACGGCCGGTCCGCTGGCGGTGGAGGGCGGGACGGGGTCGCCGCTCAATCCGATCGCGGTGTTTTGAGGACGGCGGCGAGGGCGAGATAACGCTCGAATTCGGATTCGCGGTGCAGCATCTGGCTTTTCGCCATCCGGATCGGGCGAGGAATCGCGACCTCGGGGACCAACTGTCGGAGCAACTCCGGCAGCGCGCGCTCATCGGCGTGACCCTCTACAATCGCGACGATCGTACCAGGCATGGTCAGAACAGCTTCAACTGCTGGGAACGCTCTCGAAGAGGCGGATGTCCGGTTTGAGCTGGTTCAACCGTAACAGCTCACCGGCGCTGAAGAGGTGCTCCTGCAGAACCTTTCGATTGGATTCGGCAACCGGAGAGACCTTCGTCACTCCGCTTTCGGCCACAACCGACAGCAAGCTTCCAGCGTCGATCTTCCTGTCGTCGATCAGATCCGGGCTGTGGGTGGTGACGAGCACCTGGCGAAACTGGCTCGCCTCGACAAGGGCGTCGAGGAGGGCTCCGCTCGCCCCGGGGTGAAGCGCCGCCGCCGGTTCTTCAATGCCCACCAGCGGCGCGGACGTACCGGATCCGTTGCCGGTTTGGAATAGCGACACCAGCACCCCCAAGGCACGAAGGGTTCCATCCGACATGTTCGATGCCTGAAACCTCCAAGGATGAGCAGATCCCTGCATTTGCTGCCGGAACTCCAGTGTTTCCTTCTGTCCCATCCCTCTGCGCTCCACGTCCTCGATGCCGGCGACGACCTGACTCAGGTACTCGACGATTCGCTCCTTCGCAGAGACCTGTTCCGCCTCGAGATGGGCGAGTACGCTGGCGAGGTTCCTACCGTCCCGAGCGAGCAGCACGCCAGCATCCGGCGGTTGGTGGTCGCGGATCTGCTCGGGGTTGAGACTATAGAACCCCATGCTGCTCAATGCGTCATACGCCGGCCGGACTTCAGGAAAACCGGAGAGATTTCCGAAGTAGAGACGGTCACCCGTCACAGCAGGACCGGCGAGCGTGGTCTGAACAACCTCGCCGTTCGAAACTTCGTAGCGGTGGGACCGGAACGAGAACCGTTCGCGGC encodes the following:
- a CDS encoding FAD:protein FMN transferase yields the protein MRLAVLILWLASLPLAGAETPLRIESTIDAMGTTFSVVAYGDDGIRLREAADIAFEEVRRLDDLLSNYKPRSEWSHVNREAAAKPVRVSPELFGLLEACLAYSRATEGAFDITVGPLVRTWGFYKGSGRLPHRAEIRSALLRVGYQNVILDRDNSSVGFSREGVEIDPGGIGKGYAVDRVVDLLRERGVKSALVSAGGSSIYGIGAPPDEEGWPVKIRHPKNPSETVAEVKLRNRAMSTSGTSEKFFMSGGKMYSHIFDPRSGYPAPGMLSVSVVADRTIDTEAWTKPMFILGRQWAERRKPYDAHGKPFQVFFCEDRTRIACAWLQ
- the rbfA gene encoding 30S ribosome-binding factor RbfA — translated: MDPRRSERLTEALRAELDEILNYELGDPRMVDSQVSDLILSADGRKAHVRLAMAGSAAEQDECLKAIEKAKGYIRHLLTERVDVYHIPDLRFELDVTPELRGKANLMLRRVRRGRPRPEDAARAE
- a CDS encoding DUF503 domain-containing protein codes for the protein MPAIGVLTFELRLEHAQSLKDKRHVVRGLKDRLRHKHNIAVAEIDYQDLWQSALLSAVTVSPSRQLAEQVLQAVERDVTRDVGEMLVSTTIEWIE
- the infB gene encoding translation initiation factor IF-2, which translates into the protein MHPTSPLQPEPSPVPADGRRHAQKPSAHKARDREAEHEGKLRPMGRQREEPVYAVNKEITIGEGITVKELAEKLGIKASLVIKKLVDKKIFATINQTLDMKLAEELVKTFGATSSQMSFEEESTWEVEMAEDSADIAERAPVVTVMGHVDHGKTSLLDVIRSADVAEHEAGGITQHIGAYQIHHNGRKIVFIDTPGHEAFTRMRARGAKVTDIVILVVAADDGVMPQTLEAIDHAKAASVPIIVAINKIDKPDAQIDRIKQQLNDRGLLAEDWGGDVPMIPVSAKANQNIELLLEYIGIVSEMQKLRANPNRPGICTVLEAKLDRGRGPVATVLVRNGKLRVGDYFICGTVFSRVRALVNDHGANVQEAEPATPVEVLGLEALPDVGDTLQVVTDTAKAKQIVEFREHKAREVALAKTNRLTLETLHEQLREGETKQLSLIIKADVGGSAEVLSEALQKLSTEKVRIKVLHTGVGAITETDVLLASASDAIIIGFNVRPERTAAQVAEQENVEIRLHTIIYDLSQEIKKAMAGLLEPVIKETFKGRAEVKDTFRITKIGTVAGCLVVEGTVQKNNQVRVLRDNVVVHTGRIEGLRRFKDEVNEVRSGVECGINVANYNDIKPGDVLEAFTSEKIAAEL
- the nusA gene encoding transcription termination factor NusA, which translates into the protein MASIYQSIEILSKEKGIDPQIVFDAVKDAMVVAARRHFRTTEDMSVEFDDKGNLQLYLVKRVVENIEDPINELNLEQARKLSKAAEIGHEVKIPRKADALGRISAQTAKQVILQKIREAERETIYAEYYGRVGELVNCSVKRIEAGDLVVDLGKTEARVPKKEQSRLESFSVGERIRVVIKSVEKTGKNAGVIVSRAAPELVMRLFEQEVPEIYDNTVVIKGCAREAGERTKIAVWSRDRDVDCVGACVGMKGMRVQSIIRELRGEKIDIIEFSEDPVVFATHALSPAKITRVAILDGAEKHMEVIVDDSQLSLAIGKKGQNVRLAAKLLGWRIDIKSEEEKRIEVESAMLALQAPGAPVSVLIDFGVPEEAASRMVEAGITTVEKLGSMTPEELGQVPGIDPGMVNVIHAAVVDYYSQFEPALVAAPEDDLAPAPTEEAVEAIGQELAEPAGEPPADSPADPDPEPPSETDATAEVAENADSSESESVESDTIKSPETGVEEIQ
- the rimP gene encoding ribosome maturation factor RimP; translation: MIEKVTSIVELAGRRDGIEAVDVQWLGGGKSRVLRIFIDKPDGVTHADCEHISRTVDEALDAEDLVQGGAYTLEVSSPGVERRLSKPRDFERFTGQAVKLVLREPLPEASQRSKYLEGKLAAYRDGVLTLEPPKGEAVEIRLDNVERANLKFVW
- a CDS encoding cyclase family protein, producing MTPSKSLLVALAVCGFCLQGQTARPPVTAATVESWMKELSNWGRWGASDELGAINLITPEKRRAAARLVRDGVTVSMAHNVVKEKMADNPSPFAHEMTATGAGSGQFAVDRYGVSYHGFAHSHMDALCHMFWNGKLYNGYERATVSEQGAGRLGIQNLKNGIFTRAVLMDIPRLKGVEWLEPGTAIYPEDLDAWEKKSGAKVTAGDIVLIHTGRWALRKAKGPWAISNNAAGLHASCARWLKARDAAILGSDGASDVMPSQVEGVRQPIHQLVLIAMGMPIFDNLDLDDVAREAAARKRWAFLVTAGPLAVEGGTGSPLNPIAVF
- a CDS encoding AAA family ATPase; amino-acid sequence: MPDRGRGPRRPHHPFSRQGYPGGLAALPGSVAANHIKFVHRVQIKNYRSIGACNVDLEDLTFLVGQNGSGKSNFLDALGFVTDALRSTLDHALRDRGGINEVRRHSGGHPTHFGIRLDFAIKEQTGHFAFEVGAMPNGGFRVRRERFSFRSHRYEVSNGEVVQTTLAGPAVTGDRLYFGNLSGFPEVRPAYDALSSMGFYSLNPEQIRDHQPPDAGVLLARDGRNLASVLAHLEAEQVSAKERIVEYLSQVVAGIEDVERRGMGQKETLEFRQQMQGSAHPWRFQASNMSDGTLRALGVLVSLFQTGNGSGTSAPLVGIEEPAAALHPGASGALLDALVEASQFRQVLVTTHSPDLIDDRKIDAGSLLSVVAESGVTKVSPVAESNRKVLQEHLFSAGELLRLNQLKPDIRLFESVPSS